In a genomic window of Rhinoderma darwinii isolate aRhiDar2 chromosome 10, aRhiDar2.hap1, whole genome shotgun sequence:
- the CTU1 gene encoding cytoplasmic tRNA 2-thiolation protein 1 isoform X2, with product MSLLPLADGYADTTAGIPQTSSNSGPEAGGTGGNQPSEEGQALPNVDNERVTTSPWAFGSPAWCFFGVPGGSSNIQRELVVTCMLCRAKVRRGINPGKVGTTCLFTHLERRHSMTRQEVYEQAVASGYCGPNTTSAALSSESGGVGSGSRHARAPSKRPGVFPSSSDDEDEKPKRPATTAPATSSGPSTTSSFQSDKPSQIGAGSAAYCQALRERLLGSVHMFCEVCHALVLSGERSQNVRDLALETHFSTNHPQMFKLLKSGAARDVRLGGLGPLSALPSGSLPSSVQR from the coding sequence ATGTCGCTGCTTCCACTGGCCGATGGCTATGCTGACACCACTGCCGGTATTCCCCAGACGAGCAGCAACTCGGGTCCAGAAGCGGGCGGTACGGGTGGGAACCAGCCTTCAGAGGAGGGTCAGGCACTCCCGAATGTGGACAACGAGCGAGTGACTACTAGTCCCTGGGCCTTTGGGTCACCTGCCTGGTGCTTCTTTGGAGTCCCTGGTGGATCCTCCAACATACAGCGTGAGCTGGTTGTCACCTGTATGCTCTGCCGAGCCAAAGTGCGAAGGGGGATTAATCCTGGCAAGGTCGGCACCACCTGTCTCTTTACTCACCTTGAGAGGCGGCATAGCATGACCAGACAAGAGGTCTATGAACAAGCGGTGGCTTCAGGATATTGTGGCCCCAATACGACATCTGCTGCGCTGTCCTCCGAAAGCGGTGGTGTTGGTAGTGGAAGCCGCCACGCCCGCGCACCTTCTAAAAGACCAGGTGTCTTCCCCTCGTCTTCAGATGACGAGGATGAAAAGCCCAAACGTCCGGCCACGACGGCTCCCGCTACTTCGTCCGGACCTTCTACCACCTCCAGCTTCCAGTCCGATAAACCGAGTCAAATTGGTGCCGGGTCTGCTGCGTACTGCCAGGCTTTGCGGGAACGTCTTCTAGGGAGCGTGCACATGTTCTGTGAGGTCTGCCACGCCTTAGTGTTGTCTGGAGAACGGAGCCAGAACGTGCGGGACCTGGCGCTGGAGACCCACTTCTCCACCAATCACCCTCAGATGTTCAAACTCCTGAAAAGTGGAGCTGCCAGAGACGTGCGACTCGGGGGTTTGGGTCCCTTGTCGGCTCTTCCGTCCGGTTCTTTACCATCTTCTGTCCAGCGTTGA